A genomic segment from Candidatus Brocadia sinica JPN1 encodes:
- a CDS encoding glycosyltransferase family 2 protein yields the protein MPKISVIIPNYNGRRFLEACLSSLNKQTYTDFETVLVDDASTDDSLSFVQTHYPQTRIIALKKNVGFASAVNEGIRQARGQYIALLNNDTETDKNWLLELNQALDCHRDVGFCASLMINYNHRNLVDCAGIGFSSWGRAYKRGEGEAVDYYKQPSFIFGASAGAAIYRKVLFERIGLFDEDFWAFFEDVDLSFRAQLAGFQCLYVPIAVVYHIGTASHSRKSLKLHYTGYRNKQWVIFKNYPAYYLFKYYFKYGLSEIKTVLTDLKDGFFLSPFIANWLIYKNIPKLFRKRMEVQRLRSVSIQYLDSIIDKSHDKLNKRSVTITKKNF from the coding sequence ATGCCAAAAATATCCGTCATTATTCCCAACTATAATGGCAGGCGGTTTCTGGAAGCCTGCCTGTCTTCTTTAAATAAACAGACCTATACTGATTTTGAAACGGTGCTCGTGGATGATGCGTCAACCGATGATTCCCTGTCCTTTGTTCAAACTCATTATCCACAGACAAGGATAATCGCGCTAAAAAAGAACGTTGGTTTTGCATCGGCCGTGAACGAAGGTATACGACAGGCAAGAGGACAATATATCGCCCTCCTCAACAACGATACAGAGACTGATAAAAACTGGCTCTTGGAATTGAATCAGGCGCTGGATTGTCACAGAGACGTTGGTTTTTGCGCCTCCCTCATGATTAATTACAACCATCGGAACCTTGTTGATTGTGCCGGGATCGGTTTTTCATCCTGGGGCAGGGCTTATAAAAGGGGCGAGGGAGAGGCTGTTGATTACTATAAACAGCCTTCATTCATCTTTGGCGCATCGGCTGGCGCAGCTATTTATCGCAAGGTGCTGTTTGAGAGGATCGGACTTTTTGACGAAGACTTCTGGGCATTTTTCGAGGACGTCGACCTGAGCTTCCGGGCGCAACTGGCAGGCTTTCAGTGTCTCTATGTTCCAATTGCCGTTGTTTATCACATCGGGACGGCCAGCCATAGCAGGAAGAGTTTGAAGCTTCATTATACAGGCTACCGCAACAAGCAATGGGTGATATTCAAGAATTATCCGGCTTACTACCTGTTCAAATATTATTTCAAATACGGTCTCAGCGAAATCAAGACCGTCCTGACAGACCTTAAAGATGGCTTTTTCTTATCTCCTTTCATTGCCAATTGGCTTATTTATAAAAACATTCCGAAACTATTCAGAAAACGAATGGAAGTCCAGAGATTGAGGTCGGTGAGTATCCAGTATCTGGATAGCATTATTGATAAGTCTCATGACAAACTAAATAAAAGAAGTGTTACGATCACAAAGAAGAATTTTTAA
- the dapF gene encoding diaminopimelate epimerase, with the protein MKFTKMHGIGNDYVYINCFEEEVKDPAKLAPIISDRHFGVGSDGLILILPSKVADCRMRIFNADGSEAQMCGNGIRCVAKYVYDHKITQKNPLTVETLAGTKTIQVFTENGKVSKARVNMGKPRLMRSEIPMLGKETQVIDEILAIDKEVSFRITCVSMGNPHCVIFVDNLNKIDIQKYGPEIERHRVFPERTNVHFVHVHNPKEVTMKTWERGSGITMACGTGASAVCVAGVLNKKIERKILAHLPGGDLELEWAGDDNVYMTGPATEVFTGEWTISK; encoded by the coding sequence ATGAAATTTACAAAAATGCACGGTATTGGCAATGACTATGTTTATATAAACTGCTTTGAAGAGGAAGTTAAAGACCCGGCAAAATTAGCCCCAATCATAAGCGACAGACATTTTGGCGTGGGGTCTGACGGGCTTATCCTCATTTTGCCATCGAAGGTGGCGGACTGCAGGATGCGTATCTTTAATGCCGATGGCAGCGAGGCGCAGATGTGCGGTAACGGTATTCGATGCGTTGCGAAGTATGTGTATGACCACAAAATCACCCAGAAGAATCCACTCACCGTAGAGACCCTTGCAGGTACTAAGACGATTCAAGTTTTCACGGAAAATGGGAAGGTATCTAAGGCAAGGGTCAATATGGGAAAACCCAGGCTCATGCGGTCTGAAATTCCTATGCTCGGCAAAGAAACCCAGGTGATCGATGAAATCCTGGCAATTGACAAAGAAGTATCGTTTCGGATTACGTGTGTCTCGATGGGAAACCCCCATTGCGTTATCTTTGTTGATAATCTTAATAAGATCGATATACAAAAATACGGTCCGGAAATTGAGAGACATCGGGTATTTCCAGAACGGACAAATGTCCACTTTGTCCACGTCCATAACCCCAAAGAGGTCACCATGAAGACGTGGGAACGCGGTTCAGGAATAACGATGGCCTGCGGGACAGGTGCTTCGGCGGTTTGTGTTGCTGGTGTCCTCAATAAAAAGATCGAGCGCAAAATCCTTGCCCATCTCCCGGGCGGCGACTTAGAACTGGAATGGGCAGGAGATGACAATGTCTACATGACAGGCCCGGCAACGGAGGTGTTTACCGGGGAATGGACAATAAGTAAATAA
- a CDS encoding helicase-related protein: MDPNKTDKKSFKIEDEEIKLSNRLEQKRIAKECAEWIKQKVNIKSINNTNLLHGKLYHIDNNGVEEAIMGSSNFTVKGLGLASNNNIELNLEVDSKRDRNDLKDWFYEIWNNGEIVEDVKDEVLAYLEQLYTNHCPEFIYYKTLYHIFEKLLEDQSREGLFTEKTQLTETEIWKTLFGFQKDGVKGAINKILVHYGCIIADSVGLGKTYEALAIIKYFELLNYRVLVLCPKKLRENWTVYQAHINSELNPFINDRFNYTVLCHTDLSRDRGRSGDIDLATINWGNYDLVVIDESHNFRNNTKGKRDEDNNIIRKSRYERLMSDIIKKGIQTKVLLISATPVNINLRDLRNQIYFITEDKDDTFKQSMGIHSLKETIAVAQREFTHWADHRKNPERNVKDLLERLPSSFFKLLDELTIARSRKHIQTYYKEEMNKIGSFPERGKPISIFPQIDTKGWFMSYDKLNDEISNYQLSLFNPSKYVKAEYKDFYEEKAGTKKTTQLSLFPFTQSERKHYLIGMIKVNFMKRLESSIKSFEITMDRTIKKIEYLEDRIRRFKQFQSENPELDFDDLTIDEIEDEELKEAMEVGKKLIYKLAHLKLDEWLTDLQKDKSQLSILHSTAQGITIERDVKLKELKKLIENKVKNPTLTRDRNPNKKIIVFTTFADTAEYLYDALKDWISGELKVHIALVTGGTSNCRTTFMPKGYKGQSEFNHILTNFSPVSKKRNKIASMPQDAEIDILIATDCISEGQNLQDCDYLINYDIHWNPVKIIQRFGRIDRIGSINEAVQLVNFWPTDDLNKYINLKNRVEARMALVDIAATTEDNILNTEAIKELIKDDLKYRDKQLLRLRDEVLDLEDLGKSVTLNEFTLDDFRIELSKYIEANRQVLEDAPLGLYAVVPSPSGDNTHLADYSKLDKIAKDLISRGVISCLRQKGDSSGCEKVNPLQPYFLVYVRDDGVVRYTFTRPKQILDMYHLLCTGKTVPYETLCRLFDEQTDNGNNMKAYSNLLGKAVDAIVSTYRKRVMHHLLSGRNAILPDQQSQVSETTDFELITWLVIK, from the coding sequence ATGGATCCCAATAAAACCGATAAAAAATCCTTTAAAATCGAAGACGAAGAAATAAAACTTAGCAATAGGCTAGAGCAAAAGAGGATTGCTAAAGAATGCGCCGAATGGATCAAACAAAAGGTCAATATAAAATCAATAAACAACACAAACCTACTTCATGGTAAGTTATATCACATTGATAATAACGGCGTAGAAGAGGCTATTATGGGGAGTTCAAACTTTACCGTAAAAGGACTTGGGTTAGCTTCAAATAATAACATAGAATTAAACCTTGAAGTAGACAGCAAACGGGATAGAAATGACCTGAAAGACTGGTTTTATGAAATCTGGAATAATGGCGAAATCGTAGAAGACGTGAAAGATGAGGTGCTGGCATACTTAGAACAGCTTTATACAAACCACTGTCCTGAATTTATCTATTACAAGACGCTTTACCATATATTTGAAAAACTCCTTGAAGATCAGTCCAGAGAGGGATTGTTTACTGAAAAAACCCAATTAACTGAGACAGAAATCTGGAAGACATTATTTGGGTTTCAGAAAGACGGTGTTAAGGGCGCAATTAACAAAATACTCGTACACTATGGGTGTATCATTGCAGATAGCGTCGGTCTGGGTAAAACCTATGAGGCATTGGCTATTATCAAATATTTCGAATTGCTCAATTACAGGGTTTTAGTGCTCTGTCCTAAAAAATTACGGGAAAACTGGACTGTTTACCAGGCACATATCAACAGTGAACTGAATCCCTTTATAAACGATAGATTTAATTACACCGTGTTATGCCATACGGATTTGAGCAGGGATAGAGGCAGATCAGGAGATATTGACCTTGCTACCATAAACTGGGGCAATTATGACCTTGTGGTAATTGACGAATCTCACAATTTCCGCAATAACACGAAGGGAAAAAGAGACGAAGATAACAATATCATCCGTAAAAGCCGTTACGAACGGTTAATGAGCGATATTATCAAAAAAGGGATACAAACAAAGGTTTTGTTAATCTCTGCAACGCCCGTCAATATAAATCTGCGCGACTTAAGAAACCAAATTTACTTTATAACGGAAGATAAAGACGACACATTTAAACAATCCATGGGCATCCATAGCCTGAAAGAGACCATTGCGGTAGCACAGCGTGAGTTCACACACTGGGCTGACCACAGGAAAAACCCAGAAAGAAACGTAAAAGATCTGTTGGAAAGGCTTCCCTCATCATTTTTCAAACTGCTGGATGAACTGACCATTGCCCGTTCCCGCAAACATATCCAAACTTACTACAAAGAGGAAATGAACAAGATTGGGTCGTTTCCGGAGAGAGGAAAGCCTATTTCAATCTTTCCTCAGATAGACACAAAAGGCTGGTTTATGTCCTATGACAAGCTCAATGACGAGATATCCAATTACCAGCTTTCCCTGTTCAACCCTTCAAAATATGTAAAAGCGGAGTATAAGGATTTCTACGAAGAAAAGGCTGGAACGAAAAAGACCACTCAACTTTCGCTATTTCCTTTTACGCAGTCTGAACGCAAGCATTACTTAATTGGTATGATAAAGGTAAATTTCATGAAGAGACTCGAGAGTTCTATAAAGTCATTTGAGATAACGATGGATAGAACTATCAAAAAAATTGAATATTTGGAGGATAGAATCAGAAGATTCAAGCAGTTTCAAAGCGAAAATCCAGAACTAGACTTTGACGACTTAACTATTGACGAAATTGAAGATGAAGAATTAAAGGAGGCAATGGAAGTTGGTAAGAAGCTGATTTATAAACTGGCGCATTTAAAATTAGACGAATGGCTTACCGATTTACAAAAAGACAAGTCACAGTTAAGCATTTTACATTCAACCGCCCAGGGTATAACCATCGAAAGAGATGTCAAGCTCAAAGAGTTAAAAAAGCTTATTGAAAATAAAGTTAAAAACCCCACCCTGACCAGAGATAGAAACCCTAACAAAAAAATCATTGTATTTACCACCTTTGCCGATACGGCAGAATATCTCTACGATGCCTTAAAAGATTGGATTTCCGGTGAGTTAAAGGTGCATATAGCTTTAGTAACAGGCGGTACCAGTAATTGCAGAACAACCTTTATGCCCAAGGGTTACAAAGGACAATCTGAGTTTAACCATATACTAACAAATTTCTCGCCGGTTTCCAAAAAACGCAACAAAATTGCTTCGATGCCGCAAGATGCTGAAATTGATATTTTAATCGCCACTGATTGTATTTCAGAAGGACAGAATTTGCAGGATTGTGATTACCTTATCAACTATGATATACACTGGAACCCTGTAAAAATAATTCAACGCTTTGGAAGGATTGACCGCATTGGCTCTATCAACGAAGCAGTCCAATTGGTCAATTTCTGGCCTACTGACGATTTAAACAAGTATATCAACCTCAAGAATCGTGTGGAAGCACGCATGGCGCTGGTGGACATTGCAGCTACCACTGAGGATAATATCCTGAACACAGAGGCAATCAAGGAATTGATCAAAGATGACTTAAAATACAGGGACAAGCAATTGCTAAGATTGAGGGACGAAGTGCTCGACCTCGAAGACCTGGGTAAGAGCGTTACCCTGAACGAATTTACTTTAGATGATTTCAGAATTGAGTTGAGTAAATACATAGAGGCAAATAGACAGGTATTAGAGGATGCCCCACTGGGGCTCTATGCTGTTGTGCCTTCGCCGTCCGGTGACAATACCCATCTGGCAGATTATTCCAAATTAGATAAAATAGCAAAAGACCTTATCAGTAGGGGGGTAATTTCTTGCTTAAGGCAAAAGGGTGATAGCTCTGGTTGTGAGAAGGTAAACCCCTTACAACCATACTTCCTGGTCTATGTGAGAGACGACGGCGTTGTACGGTATACATTCACCCGGCCAAAACAAATACTCGACATGTATCACCTGCTCTGCACCGGGAAAACAGTGCCTTACGAGACTTTGTGCCGTTTATTTGACGAGCAGACTGACAATGGCAATAATATGAAGGCATACAGCAACCTGCTTGGAAAGGCTGTGGATGCTATTGTAAGCACATACAGGAAAAGAGTAATGCACCATTTATTATCAGGAAGAAACGCCATATTACCTGATCAGCAATCACAGGTGTCAGAGACAACGGATTTTGAATTGATTACGTGGCTGGTGATAAAATAA
- a CDS encoding type II toxin-antitoxin system RelE/ParE family toxin produces MSQTRIFYVVIEKNTMVLLHAYKKQSQKAPQHEIETALCRMKDILEN; encoded by the coding sequence ATTTCGCAGACCAGAATATTCTATGTAGTTATTGAAAAAAACACAATGGTTCTCCTCCATGCCTATAAAAAGCAGAGCCAAAAGGCGCCGCAGCATGAAATTGAAACTGCGCTTTGTCGCATGAAAGATATACTTGAAAATTAA
- a CDS encoding helix-turn-helix domain-containing protein has product MKTHTHRKDIYCLEDAINKQEKDHEFKILLDRARLRVAIARQIKIAREEAGLSQSELADALGISQPMIGRLEGLKDNRLPSIELLAKIASITKKKLVVNQPGFHLELACM; this is encoded by the coding sequence ATGAAAACCCATACTCACAGAAAAGATATTTATTGCCTTGAAGATGCCATTAACAAGCAGGAAAAAGACCACGAATTTAAGATCCTGCTGGACAGAGCCAGATTGAGGGTTGCAATTGCAAGACAAATTAAAATCGCCAGAGAAGAAGCGGGACTCTCACAATCAGAACTCGCAGATGCCCTCGGCATAAGTCAGCCCATGATAGGCCGTCTTGAGGGGTTAAAAGACAATCGCCTGCCCAGTATTGAATTACTGGCAAAGATTGCCTCTATAACAAAAAAGAAGCTGGTAGTAAATCAGCCAGGATTTCATCTGGAATTGGCATGTATGTAG
- a CDS encoding EVE domain-containing protein, with translation MQVSKPPYQDPPINAAHWLAIDFKPIKTFKTPVSLRQIKAEPTLQSIGLIKQPRLSVIRLSKNEFEKIINLANFKS, from the coding sequence ATGCAGGTCTCAAAACCACCCTATCAAGACCCTCCAATTAACGCTGCACATTGGCTTGCAATAGACTTTAAACCAATAAAAACCTTTAAAACTCCAGTCTCATTAAGGCAAATCAAGGCAGAACCAACTTTGCAAAGCATTGGACTCATCAAACAACCAAGATTATCAGTAATAAGATTATCAAAGAATGAATTTGAAAAGATCATAAATTTAGCAAATTTTAAATCATAG
- a CDS encoding TIGR04255 family protein, whose protein sequence is MTDPSKSSFLSGALPSYKNPPVNEVVCGMRFQVPDKLRIPHIGFLWDKLRADYPIIQHAQPITSVKGGIWLDEATGLPLPRVWFINKSDDQLVQFQLDRFYFNWRRRQNNYPRYDYVIRNFESVLNTIVNFFGEFELGELKPIEYELSYINHIPKGQGWNTINDLPGIFLDFVWKQTKARFLTNPEKVAWQTEFPLPEKKGHLIVNLKQSIRTEDKVPLFVSN, encoded by the coding sequence ATGACTGACCCAAGCAAAAGTTCCTTTTTATCAGGCGCTCTTCCAAGTTATAAGAATCCGCCTGTTAACGAAGTTGTTTGTGGGATGCGATTTCAAGTTCCCGACAAGCTCCGTATACCCCATATCGGTTTTCTTTGGGATAAACTTCGCGCTGATTATCCGATTATCCAACATGCACAACCGATAACATCAGTTAAAGGTGGAATTTGGTTAGATGAGGCAACAGGCCTGCCTTTACCAAGAGTCTGGTTTATAAACAAATCGGATGATCAATTGGTACAATTTCAGCTCGATCGGTTTTATTTTAATTGGCGACGCAGACAAAACAATTACCCGCGATATGACTACGTCATCAGGAATTTTGAGAGTGTATTAAATACTATCGTAAATTTTTTTGGAGAATTTGAATTAGGTGAGCTTAAACCAATCGAATATGAACTTAGCTATATCAACCATATTCCAAAGGGGCAAGGATGGAATACGATTAATGACCTTCCAGGAATATTTCTGGATTTTGTTTGGAAACAAACAAAGGCGCGTTTTTTAACGAATCCTGAGAAAGTTGCCTGGCAGACAGAATTTCCCCTGCCGGAAAAGAAAGGGCATCTGATCGTTAATTTAAAACAATCTATACGAACTGAAGACAAAGTTCCTTTGTTTGTCTCGAATTAA
- a CDS encoding LolA family protein, which produces MKTYVICSFILLVVLSSGCATYKTPAPQRPIWEDTSAILRNIQGEIQNLSLQQIRDTLTSNTSKLTTFRANVDLTLTTPDVKGPIRCTGLILYQSPRSFRALGSKFATTLFDMSSDGNRFWLHIPLENTVYTGPSNAFHRIEALGINIFPGDMASLFNYREILEGKKPTLETWPAYWLVHMLEVNKEDVNLKGNLLIDRVNAEVFRCELFNSDGSVRLQAVFTDYTTLNGCRIPQRIDVRWPAYNTTLSVMFSQITVNGLLDPKLFTLSLPKEAQVITLN; this is translated from the coding sequence ATGAAGACATACGTAATTTGCAGTTTCATTTTGTTGGTTGTTCTCTCATCCGGTTGTGCAACCTATAAGACCCCGGCCCCGCAAAGGCCAATTTGGGAAGATACCTCAGCTATTTTGAGGAATATCCAGGGGGAGATCCAAAATCTTTCACTGCAACAGATACGAGACACTCTAACTTCCAATACTTCTAAACTTACCACCTTTCGCGCAAACGTAGACTTAACTCTTACCACGCCGGACGTCAAAGGACCCATCCGCTGTACCGGATTGATATTATACCAGAGCCCCAGGAGTTTCCGGGCACTGGGCTCTAAGTTTGCAACAACACTCTTTGATATGTCTTCTGATGGTAACAGGTTCTGGTTACATATTCCCTTGGAAAACACGGTTTACACGGGTCCGTCCAATGCCTTTCACCGGATTGAGGCGCTTGGTATCAACATCTTTCCCGGTGATATGGCGAGCCTGTTCAATTACCGGGAAATTTTGGAAGGGAAAAAACCTACGTTAGAGACCTGGCCTGCCTATTGGCTGGTTCATATGTTAGAAGTGAATAAAGAGGATGTAAATCTGAAAGGAAACCTGTTGATTGACAGGGTCAATGCAGAGGTTTTCCGGTGTGAATTGTTTAATTCAGACGGTTCAGTACGGTTACAAGCGGTATTTACCGATTATACAACTCTCAATGGGTGCAGGATACCTCAAAGAATTGATGTTCGCTGGCCTGCCTATAATACTACCTTAAGTGTAATGTTTTCTCAGATTACTGTGAATGGACTGCTCGATCCAAAACTGTTTACCCTTTCACTACCTAAGGAGGCACAGGTAATTACCCTGAACTAG
- a CDS encoding YMGG-like glycine zipper-containing protein, which produces MKRMIYAWGMLFVTTCTMGSVPAQNLIIYPAKGQSQEQMEKDKFECYSWAKQQTGFDPMVVSTQQTPASQGSTGGGAVKGAAKGALVGAGIGAIAGDAGKGAAIGAASGGAFGGLRSRSQRKQAEQVQRQQVSQTNQRISEYNRAYSACLEAKGYTVK; this is translated from the coding sequence ATGAAGAGAATGATTTATGCATGGGGCATGCTATTCGTAACAACTTGTACCATGGGGTCGGTGCCTGCCCAGAACCTGATTATCTACCCTGCAAAAGGCCAGAGCCAGGAGCAGATGGAAAAGGATAAATTTGAGTGTTATTCCTGGGCAAAACAACAGACGGGATTTGATCCTATGGTCGTATCCACCCAGCAAACACCTGCGAGCCAGGGTAGTACTGGTGGTGGGGCAGTAAAAGGAGCGGCTAAAGGCGCACTGGTAGGAGCTGGTATTGGCGCTATTGCGGGAGATGCAGGCAAGGGTGCTGCGATTGGCGCAGCTTCTGGTGGCGCCTTTGGTGGCTTGAGGAGCCGGAGTCAGAGAAAGCAGGCAGAGCAGGTACAAAGACAGCAGGTATCCCAAACGAATCAAAGGATCAGCGAGTATAACCGCGCATACAGCGCATGTCTTGAGGCCAAAGGATATACAGTTAAATAG
- a CDS encoding PqiC family protein codes for MKKYAVSYFARFILIGALAVIFGCASTPPSNFYILNSIEKQEAQQKGSDSMRHVTIGIGSIEIPDYLDRSQMVTRSSRSELKVDEFNRWAGSLKQNISLVLAENLSLLLSTDRVFAHLWIPDDSVNYWIHVEIIRLDVIPGDAVTMKALWTILGDHGKKEFITRTSEFTEKVSENSYGMMVAAMSRTFEKLSHEIASEIMKLK; via the coding sequence ATGAAAAAGTATGCCGTTTCATATTTTGCTCGTTTCATCCTGATAGGCGCGCTTGCGGTTATTTTTGGGTGCGCGAGCACTCCACCATCAAACTTTTATATCCTGAATTCCATAGAAAAGCAGGAGGCACAACAGAAGGGTTCAGATTCGATGCGGCATGTTACCATAGGAATAGGTTCCATTGAAATCCCTGACTATTTGGACAGGTCGCAAATGGTAACCCGGAGCAGCCGCAGCGAACTGAAGGTTGACGAATTTAACCGGTGGGCAGGCTCTCTGAAACAAAATATATCTTTGGTTCTCGCCGAAAACCTCTCTCTCCTGCTTTCGACGGATCGTGTTTTTGCCCATCTGTGGATTCCTGATGATTCTGTCAATTACTGGATCCATGTTGAAATAATCCGTTTAGACGTCATACCTGGTGATGCTGTTACCATGAAGGCGCTTTGGACAATATTAGGCGATCATGGAAAAAAAGAATTTATAACACGTACCTCAGAATTTACAGAAAAAGTAAGCGAAAATAGTTATGGTATGATGGTAGCAGCCATGAGCCGGACATTTGAAAAATTGAGCCACGAAATCGCATCAGAGATTATGAAGTTAAAATAG
- a CDS encoding MlaD family protein produces the protein MSKPANKTLIGAFVIGAIALLVIAVLIFGSGKFLKKTFHTVVFFEGSIKGLNEGAPVIFKGVKVGAVKEIRLIYDAANDSLRIPVIIELEPEKIERTDIAERHPEKNLKLFIERGLRAQLQMQSMVTGQLMIALDFFPDKPARYVSFIKEYPEIPTVSTPFEELKKTIHDLPIKEIVTKLNLTLNSVRKLIQHIDKKMDPLITNVTMTSEITQNTLENMQATLKQTEKTLTTFSEAGRSMKSLTEYLQQHPDSIIKGKPRR, from the coding sequence ATGAGTAAACCGGCAAATAAAACACTTATTGGCGCCTTTGTAATAGGGGCTATAGCCTTGCTGGTTATAGCGGTGCTTATTTTTGGCTCTGGCAAATTCCTGAAAAAGACGTTTCATACAGTGGTGTTCTTTGAGGGTTCTATTAAGGGCCTCAATGAAGGCGCACCGGTTATTTTCAAAGGGGTGAAGGTAGGTGCTGTGAAAGAAATCCGTTTGATTTACGACGCTGCTAACGACTCTCTTCGGATACCGGTGATCATTGAACTTGAACCGGAAAAAATCGAAAGGACTGACATTGCTGAACGGCATCCGGAGAAAAATTTAAAACTGTTTATAGAAAGGGGACTAAGAGCACAACTTCAGATGCAGAGTATGGTTACCGGTCAGCTCATGATCGCGCTTGATTTTTTCCCTGATAAGCCTGCCAGATATGTTAGTTTCATAAAAGAATATCCCGAAATTCCAACAGTTTCCACTCCCTTCGAGGAATTAAAAAAGACAATCCATGATCTTCCTATTAAGGAAATTGTTACGAAACTAAATCTTACCCTGAATTCGGTAAGAAAACTCATCCAGCACATCGATAAAAAGATGGATCCACTTATAACGAATGTCACAATGACGTCCGAGATTACCCAGAACACCCTTGAGAATATGCAAGCTACTTTAAAGCAAACAGAAAAAACCCTTACTACTTTTTCCGAGGCAGGCCGTTCTATGAAGTCCTTAACAGAGTATCTCCAGCAGCACCCCGATTCCATTATCAAAGGAAAGCCTCGAAGATAA
- a CDS encoding ABC transporter ATP-binding protein, translating into MNKKGESKLPEAKIVVRDLDMGYGSFVLMRDMNFTVSKGDIFIIMGGSGCGKSTLMKVLIGLLEPLRGQVFYDGENFWEGDPQQKDRIMRKIGVLYQSSALWSSMTLAENVALPLEQYTNLSKSQIRELASLKLALVGLAGFEEFYPSEISGGMRKRAGLARAMALDPDILFFDEPSAGLDPVSARLLDDLIIELRDSLGATVVVVTHELQSIFAIGNNSVFLDPDTKTIIASGDPKRLLAESKDPTVMSFLTRGEK; encoded by the coding sequence ATGAACAAAAAAGGAGAAAGTAAATTACCCGAAGCAAAGATCGTGGTGCGCGACCTCGATATGGGATACGGCAGTTTTGTGCTGATGCGTGATATGAACTTCACGGTGAGCAAGGGTGATATTTTTATCATTATGGGCGGGAGCGGCTGCGGGAAGAGCACGCTTATGAAGGTGCTCATAGGACTCCTGGAGCCTTTGCGCGGACAGGTATTTTATGACGGCGAAAATTTCTGGGAAGGGGATCCTCAGCAAAAAGACCGCATTATGAGGAAGATTGGCGTCCTCTACCAGAGCAGTGCATTATGGAGTTCCATGACATTGGCTGAAAATGTTGCACTCCCGCTTGAACAATATACAAACCTCAGCAAAAGCCAGATCCGTGAGCTGGCATCGTTAAAACTTGCGTTGGTAGGACTCGCAGGATTTGAAGAATTTTATCCCTCGGAAATAAGTGGGGGAATGCGAAAGAGGGCAGGACTTGCACGGGCAATGGCGCTGGATCCGGATATCCTCTTTTTTGATGAACCTTCTGCAGGTCTCGACCCGGTGAGCGCCCGACTTCTTGATGATCTTATCATTGAACTACGTGATAGCCTTGGCGCTACCGTAGTAGTTGTTACCCACGAACTGCAAAGTATCTTCGCAATCGGGAACAACTCGGTCTTTCTCGACCCCGATACAAAGACGATCATCGCATCAGGCGACCCGAAAAGACTGCTTGCAGAATCAAAGGATCCGACAGTAATGAGTTTTTTAACAAGGGGGGAAAAATGA